From the Butyrivibrio fibrisolvens genome, one window contains:
- a CDS encoding sensor domain-containing diguanylate cyclase, with product MDKKDVASSIDNGIGQFTAEASDIVDEYTPLFDVDDYPKAQRELIIECNRRIDEANNKCRIARYREDVFAKGLKAGMYFCTFDREENLISFEFNDETRQMLGYDGLDDLPNEFDSWVKTLVPEERDGIVKLFWDSIKCHRDLPDITHATYRMQKKDGSIIWVTGAGRYIRRVDDGSLEIYMGCYRDITAQRDLKEYLKIVEAIGKVFNFSMFIDVRDMSYRMISTNEYVEMADKDPDALVFLKNNVKATVAESFQQSLYDWFDKTKILAAIEEHGSTSMEFYSEGANRWFNGVFMVGDRNEDGSLAHIVYGCMDTTDTKLQSLAQQKKISEFEAEVYVDSLSKIRNRRFLDDKLKFVPCKAVVMADIDLFKNVNDTAGHQGGDEAIQKVAKLLEHSVRKDDVVIRYGGDEFMIVFFDITRADLESKLANLKSALKDIKIDNSPEVRITMSFGAAYGTELVINTSATCNCATWTVAGSWLILYKGKL from the coding sequence ATGGATAAAAAAGATGTAGCAAGCAGCATAGATAATGGTATAGGCCAGTTTACTGCTGAAGCTAGTGATATAGTTGATGAATATACGCCTTTATTTGACGTAGATGATTACCCTAAGGCGCAGCGTGAACTCATAATTGAATGTAATAGAAGAATTGATGAAGCAAATAATAAATGTCGAATCGCCAGATACAGAGAGGATGTGTTTGCTAAAGGGTTAAAGGCAGGTATGTACTTCTGTACTTTTGACCGGGAAGAGAACCTTATCAGTTTTGAATTCAATGATGAGACCAGACAGATGCTAGGCTATGACGGACTAGACGATCTTCCTAATGAATTTGACAGCTGGGTCAAGACTCTTGTTCCGGAAGAAAGGGATGGCATAGTTAAGCTGTTTTGGGATTCGATAAAGTGCCATCGTGATCTGCCGGACATCACTCATGCTACATATCGTATGCAGAAGAAAGACGGCAGCATCATATGGGTCACAGGAGCAGGAAGATATATAAGACGCGTAGATGACGGCTCACTGGAGATCTACATGGGATGCTATCGAGATATTACAGCTCAGAGAGATCTGAAGGAGTATCTTAAGATAGTTGAGGCTATAGGTAAGGTCTTTAATTTCTCTATGTTCATAGATGTTAGAGATATGAGCTACCGCATGATAAGTACCAATGAATATGTTGAGATGGCAGATAAAGATCCTGATGCTTTAGTATTTCTAAAAAATAATGTTAAGGCGACAGTTGCAGAAAGCTTCCAGCAAAGCTTATATGACTGGTTTGACAAAACCAAGATCCTTGCAGCAATCGAGGAACATGGATCGACAAGCATGGAATTCTACAGTGAAGGAGCAAATCGCTGGTTCAATGGTGTCTTCATGGTGGGTGACAGAAATGAAGACGGTAGCCTTGCGCATATAGTCTACGGCTGTATGGATACTACGGATACTAAATTGCAGAGCCTGGCTCAGCAGAAAAAGATATCTGAGTTTGAGGCAGAAGTCTATGTCGATTCTCTCTCTAAGATCCGCAACAGAAGGTTCCTTGATGATAAGCTTAAATTCGTGCCTTGCAAGGCGGTAGTTATGGCAGATATCGATCTGTTCAAGAATGTCAATGACACAGCCGGCCACCAGGGCGGAGATGAAGCTATACAAAAAGTGGCCAAGCTTCTCGAACACTCTGTCAGAAAAGATGATGTTGTCATACGCTACGGCGGTGATGAGTTCATGATAGTTTTTTTCGATATAACAAGAGCAGATCTTGAAAGCAAACTTGCAAACCTTAAATCGGCACTTAAGGATATAAAGATTGATAACAGCCCGGAAGTTCGTATAACCATGAGTTTTGGCGCAGCCTACGGAACAGAACTTGTAATAAACACGTCAGCTACTTGCAACTGTGCAACATGGACAGTTGCAGGTAGCTGGCTTATTTTGTATAAAGGTAAGTTATAG
- a CDS encoding SGNH/GDSL hydrolase family protein — MRILFIGNSHTYMNDMPQLVSEMIENATGEKCEVVMLAYSARSLKWHMGEEYFSERFNILHGKYDYCIIQEQAHPMTDEADTIAYAARIIELCKKANTVPVIFETWAEKVKPENQAEMNRRYQSLAKDQGALLAPIGEVWSSAMKELQDSLGADLYYRDGEHASAIGDFLVSMVLTKLITGKLPSEDFLKAYDFTIPDQNWFPVKEDIDDEITSISKDVATVIRKHVSAHAALPFVTKN; from the coding sequence ATGAGAATTCTTTTTATTGGTAACAGCCATACATATATGAATGATATGCCGCAGCTCGTAAGCGAGATGATCGAAAACGCAACCGGCGAAAAGTGTGAAGTAGTAATGCTGGCATATTCTGCCAGATCTTTAAAATGGCATATGGGCGAAGAATACTTTTCTGAGAGGTTCAACATTCTTCATGGAAAATATGACTACTGTATAATTCAGGAGCAGGCACATCCGATGACTGACGAAGCAGATACAATAGCCTACGCTGCAAGGATCATTGAACTGTGCAAAAAAGCTAATACTGTTCCTGTCATATTTGAAACCTGGGCAGAGAAAGTAAAGCCTGAGAACCAGGCTGAAATGAATCGAAGATATCAGAGCCTTGCAAAGGATCAAGGTGCATTACTTGCTCCAATTGGAGAAGTTTGGAGCTCTGCAATGAAGGAGCTTCAGGATTCCTTGGGCGCAGACCTGTACTACCGCGATGGGGAGCATGCATCTGCAATCGGCGACTTCCTTGTTTCAATGGTACTTACCAAGCTAATAACTGGAAAGCTCCCATCGGAAGACTTCTTAAAGGCATATGATTTTACTATACCAGATCAGAACTGGTTCCCTGTAAAAGAAGATATCGATGATGAGATAACTTCGATATCAAAGGATGTCGCAACAGTTATTAGAAAGCATGTTTCTGCTCATGCTGCTCTCCCTTTTGTAACAAAAAACTAA
- a CDS encoding ATP-binding protein, whose product MNENTFERNNDMDWYPRENYLKKIRDFYHTTDIIKVITGVRRCGKSCLMETIAYELKESGIPAENIIYFDLDSKDYNKILKPEQLEQLIESVSAINGTKYLFIDEVQNVKGFETVLNGFRGTNEWSIFITGSNSYLLSGELMTKLTGRYIEFEMFPLSFEEYEDIKKFYGKEIAPDRQEELQNYILEGGFPRTILLDNMAAKRRYVQSVIDEIFEKDIRRRLKIRNKSTFETVQKYIINNFGATTSLKSLKKAIEKTGTPISEATIARYIKALLDAKILYECPRFDMKSKKSLSGEKKYYLSDTGFYYVQNTDNRINFGPVLENIIYIYARSHDYSVSVGRIGKLECDFILRDNEMRYSYVQVAYTIALSKDTEDREYKPLESIKDNYPKYVATVDSLLQKRNGIEHINLVDFMRKGKNF is encoded by the coding sequence ATGAATGAAAACACCTTCGAAAGGAATAATGATATGGATTGGTACCCTCGAGAAAACTACTTGAAAAAGATCCGCGACTTTTATCATACGACTGACATTATCAAAGTGATCACTGGAGTCAGAAGATGCGGAAAATCCTGTCTCATGGAGACGATTGCTTACGAACTTAAGGAATCCGGAATTCCGGCGGAGAATATTATTTATTTTGATCTCGACAGCAAAGACTACAACAAGATCCTGAAGCCGGAACAGCTGGAACAATTGATCGAATCGGTTTCTGCAATAAACGGTACAAAGTATCTTTTTATCGATGAAGTACAGAATGTAAAAGGGTTTGAGACTGTCCTAAATGGATTTCGCGGAACTAACGAATGGTCAATCTTCATTACCGGCTCAAATTCATATCTTTTAAGTGGTGAGCTTATGACAAAACTCACCGGAAGATATATCGAATTTGAAATGTTCCCACTCTCTTTCGAGGAATATGAAGACATTAAAAAGTTCTACGGAAAAGAGATCGCACCGGATCGTCAGGAAGAGTTACAGAATTACATATTGGAAGGCGGATTTCCCAGAACGATCCTTCTTGATAATATGGCTGCAAAACGTAGATATGTACAAAGCGTTATCGATGAGATCTTTGAAAAAGACATCAGAAGAAGATTGAAAATCCGCAATAAGAGCACTTTTGAAACTGTTCAAAAATATATCATTAATAATTTCGGTGCAACAACAAGCCTGAAAAGTCTTAAGAAAGCAATTGAGAAAACCGGGACCCCAATCAGTGAGGCAACAATAGCACGATATATCAAAGCCTTACTGGATGCTAAGATCCTATATGAATGTCCAAGGTTCGACATGAAATCGAAAAAATCCTTAAGCGGAGAGAAAAAATACTACCTGTCCGACACCGGGTTTTATTATGTCCAAAACACCGATAATAGGATAAATTTCGGTCCCGTCCTTGAAAACATCATATATATATACGCAAGATCCCACGACTATTCTGTAAGTGTCGGAAGGATTGGGAAACTGGAATGCGACTTTATCCTAAGGGACAATGAGATGCGTTATTCCTATGTACAGGTTGCTTATACAATAGCACTGTCCAAAGATACAGAAGATCGCGAATACAAACCTCTTGAATCTATAAAAGACAATTACCCTAAATATGTTGCCACTGTAGATTCGCTCCTTCAGAAGCGCAATGGTATAGAACACATTAATCTTGTGGACTTCATGAGAAAAGGTAAAAACTTCTAG
- a CDS encoding inositol monophosphatase family protein: MTIEDLIQIVKEAGNILLTAKRPKIMEKAGHANFVTETDEKVQRFLVDKLKDVLPESEFLGEEDGKDAFSSKMASGFCFVIDPIDGTSNFIYEYRPSVISVALLKDGKPYMAVVYNPYDDMMFSAVTGQGAYLNGDRIMSSDAPLSDQLACFGTAPYYEEYRDRSFDIAKRLLPLCVDLRRSGTAAWDMCCVAIGRCGLYFELKIQIWDYAAAALIAVEAGCSVTDIEGRPLSYTGASSALCMARGVKEIPDCFK, translated from the coding sequence ATGACAATAGAAGATTTGATCCAAATTGTAAAAGAAGCCGGAAACATCTTACTTACAGCAAAGCGTCCTAAGATAATGGAAAAGGCAGGACATGCAAACTTTGTAACTGAGACAGATGAAAAGGTCCAAAGATTCCTTGTAGACAAGTTAAAAGATGTCCTTCCGGAGTCTGAGTTTCTTGGAGAAGAAGATGGCAAAGACGCCTTTTCATCCAAGATGGCAAGTGGATTTTGTTTTGTGATCGACCCGATAGACGGAACCTCGAATTTCATCTATGAGTATAGACCATCAGTTATCTCTGTAGCTTTGTTAAAAGATGGAAAACCCTACATGGCAGTTGTATATAATCCGTATGATGATATGATGTTCTCTGCAGTCACAGGGCAGGGCGCATACCTTAATGGAGACAGGATAATGTCATCTGATGCGCCGCTTTCAGACCAGCTTGCCTGCTTTGGTACAGCGCCGTATTATGAAGAATACAGGGATAGATCTTTTGACATAGCCAAAAGATTATTGCCGCTATGCGTGGATCTTAGAAGATCAGGAACAGCAGCATGGGATATGTGCTGCGTTGCTATCGGCAGATGCGGACTGTATTTTGAACTTAAGATACAGATCTGGGACTATGCGGCAGCAGCACTTATTGCGGTGGAGGCCGGTTGCAGCGTTACCGATATCGAAGGAAGGCCACTTTCATATACAGGAGCATCATCAGCACTTTGTATGGCAAGAGGGGTCAAAGAAATACCGGATTGCTTTAAGTGA
- a CDS encoding metallophosphoesterase — protein sequence MIKKIILIVIVILLAIIFWFEVPVTEHITVSGNDKIDTPIRIALITDLHSCYYGRNQSQLIKMIDDENVDIILMSGDIFDDKFSEKNARLFIEGVCDRYPCFYVTGNHEFWSGRQDEIKEYLEAHNVTALEGEYSAIEVNGNTIVIAGVDDPTYMTMDDWTRQLKEADCGEEYQDCYKILLSHRPELVDVYAGYDYDLVVCGHAHGGQWRIPFTGVGVVAPNQGRFPKYVDGLYELSNGTDMVVSRGLCRERMPYPRFFNHPEVVIIDVE from the coding sequence ATGATAAAGAAAATTATACTGATAGTAATAGTAATCCTGTTGGCAATTATATTCTGGTTCGAAGTTCCTGTTACCGAGCACATAACAGTCAGCGGAAATGATAAGATTGATACTCCCATCAGGATTGCGCTTATAACAGATCTTCATTCCTGCTATTATGGCAGGAATCAGTCGCAGCTTATCAAGATGATAGATGATGAGAATGTGGACATTATTCTGATGTCCGGTGATATCTTCGATGACAAGTTTAGCGAAAAGAACGCAAGGCTCTTCATAGAAGGCGTCTGCGACAGATATCCGTGCTTTTATGTTACAGGCAATCATGAGTTTTGGAGCGGCAGGCAGGATGAGATAAAAGAGTACCTTGAAGCGCATAATGTAACGGCTTTGGAGGGAGAGTATTCTGCCATCGAGGTTAATGGTAATACCATTGTGATAGCAGGAGTTGATGATCCAACATACATGACTATGGATGATTGGACCAGGCAGCTAAAAGAAGCGGATTGCGGTGAGGAATACCAAGATTGTTACAAGATTTTATTGTCTCACAGACCTGAACTTGTAGATGTATACGCAGGCTATGATTATGACCTTGTAGTATGCGGACATGCTCATGGAGGACAGTGGAGGATCCCTTTTACAGGAGTAGGCGTTGTTGCTCCAAATCAGGGGCGTTTTCCAAAATATGTTGACGGCTTATATGAGCTTTCAAATGGTACAGATATGGTTGTAAGCAGAGGCCTTTGCCGCGAAAGAATGCCATACCCAAGATTTTTCAATCATCCAGAAGTCGTAATAATAGACGTTGAGTGA
- a CDS encoding vWA domain-containing protein, whose amino-acid sequence MKKVINGVISLALAVSLTACSGVKTGNSTLDNALSYDDAVSELDTFVKDIKPTTVSPRLDVDMSEASVADSLADIDTFEMMLTGSGSINIEIAAPSEFSGSSYPDEWLVAVGQNFNKEGYTINGQSVSVSIRKISSGETLTYITEGGYKPDVYIPSNYMWGDMLSASGVNTTLLAERLAGNTAGILLSKDVYDTYSEKHGEVTVDGILQAAIEGDLVFAYTNPYTSATGMNILCSMLHSFDPSDPLSENAVSKLVEYQNNAPTAAYTTSILKASAEKGIINAMVMEKQTYINTADLKNYVYTPAGVRHDHPAYAFSWTEGDRLEAAKMFIDYCLTDEAQKMATDRGFNLDDDYVSEDYGMTGSDYLSAQKVWKTNKNGSRPTIAVFVTDISGSMNGTRINSLKDSLLNTMQYIDSSNYVGLVSYSDDVYINLPVAKFDNTQRAYFSGAVKDLNVGGQTATYDAVLVGLQMLLDAKKDVPDANCMLFVLSDGAQNAGYSLNRITPIVGGLGISVYTIGYEMSDSDKAQLNSLSEINEAVCIDADSEDIVNELRNLFNVNM is encoded by the coding sequence ATGAAAAAAGTAATCAATGGGGTAATCTCACTTGCCCTGGCTGTATCACTTACAGCCTGTTCCGGCGTCAAGACCGGAAACTCAACTCTGGACAATGCACTAAGCTATGATGATGCTGTTTCGGAGCTTGACACTTTTGTAAAGGATATCAAACCTACTACTGTATCACCAAGACTTGACGTAGATATGTCAGAAGCATCAGTAGCTGATTCACTGGCAGATATTGATACCTTTGAGATGATGCTGACAGGCAGCGGAAGCATTAACATCGAAATCGCTGCACCTTCAGAGTTCTCCGGTAGCAGTTATCCGGATGAATGGCTGGTAGCTGTAGGTCAGAACTTCAACAAGGAAGGCTATACTATCAATGGCCAGAGTGTAAGCGTCTCTATAAGGAAGATCTCTTCAGGTGAGACTCTTACTTACATAACAGAAGGCGGCTACAAGCCAGATGTATACATACCTTCTAACTACATGTGGGGAGATATGCTTAGTGCAAGCGGTGTCAACACCACTCTCCTTGCTGAAAGACTTGCAGGTAATACCGCAGGTATCCTTTTGTCCAAAGATGTATATGATACATATTCAGAAAAACACGGCGAAGTAACTGTAGACGGCATACTTCAAGCAGCCATCGAAGGTGATCTTGTATTCGCTTATACTAATCCATATACATCTGCTACAGGTATGAACATCCTGTGCTCCATGCTTCACTCTTTTGATCCTTCTGATCCTCTTTCAGAAAATGCAGTATCCAAGCTTGTAGAATATCAGAACAATGCGCCAACTGCAGCATATACTACTTCTATACTCAAGGCTTCTGCAGAAAAAGGTATCATCAATGCCATGGTTATGGAGAAGCAGACCTATATCAACACAGCTGACCTTAAAAACTACGTATATACTCCTGCAGGTGTACGCCACGACCATCCTGCCTATGCCTTCAGCTGGACAGAAGGTGACAGACTTGAAGCTGCTAAGATGTTCATAGATTATTGTCTTACTGATGAAGCTCAGAAGATGGCTACTGACAGAGGTTTCAATCTTGATGATGATTACGTATCTGAAGATTATGGTATGACAGGTTCTGATTATCTCTCTGCACAGAAAGTATGGAAGACCAACAAGAACGGATCAAGACCCACAATCGCAGTATTTGTCACTGATATATCAGGCTCTATGAATGGTACTCGTATCAATTCACTTAAGGATTCACTTCTTAATACGATGCAGTATATTGATTCCAGTAACTATGTAGGACTTGTAAGTTATAGTGATGATGTATATATAAATCTTCCGGTTGCCAAATTCGATAATACTCAAAGAGCATATTTCAGCGGCGCGGTCAAAGATCTTAATGTAGGCGGTCAGACTGCTACCTACGATGCAGTTCTTGTAGGACTCCAGATGCTCCTTGATGCCAAGAAAGATGTTCCTGATGCTAACTGTATGCTGTTTGTATTGTCAGATGGTGCGCAGAATGCCGGATACAGCTTAAACCGTATCACTCCTATCGTAGGCGGACTTGGAATATCTGTATATACAATCGGTTATGAGATGAGCGATTCAGACAAAGCTCAATTAAATAGCCTTTCAGAGATCAATGAAGCTGTCTGTATAGATGCTGATTCAGAAGATATTGTCAATGAACTTAGAAATCTGTTCAATGTAAATATGTGA
- a CDS encoding ATP-binding protein, protein MEYSRNLYLNRLIERKQNGLIKVITGARRAGKSYLLNELYYKYLLNSGVPSTNIIRFAFDSDEDIDLLDAYIPEESTKIGQKPDMLFVNAKKFRAYIKDKTNDKDNFYLLLDEVQLLDNFVGTLNGLLRHTNYDIYVTGSNSKFLSSDIATEFKGRGTVVHVLPLAFSEYMQGTELSPERAWREYVVTGGIPLVAQMRSEEEKYTYLKNLCEETYLKDIITHNRIKKKVELGDTFNILASMIGSPVNIKKITDTFKTNLDKGITKDTIIDYIDYFQDAFVVSKANKYNIKGRKYIGSPFKLYFEDVGVRNARLNFRQIEETHIMENILYNELRYRGFNVDVGEVTINEKTDRIDVNGKPIYAKKALEVDFIATKGDQKFYIQSALSMESEEKQTQEKKSLYYIDDSFKKIVVAKTGLNPTYDDEGVLTIDLFDFLLDEKVLES, encoded by the coding sequence ATGGAGTATTCTAGAAATCTTTATTTAAATCGATTAATAGAGCGAAAGCAGAACGGACTTATAAAGGTCATAACAGGAGCCAGAAGAGCAGGTAAATCGTATCTGCTAAATGAGCTTTATTATAAGTATCTATTGAACTCGGGAGTTCCAAGTACTAATATTATTCGCTTTGCCTTTGATTCCGACGAAGACATAGATTTACTCGATGCATACATTCCAGAAGAGTCTACTAAAATTGGACAAAAACCAGATATGCTTTTTGTTAATGCAAAGAAGTTTAGAGCATATATAAAAGACAAAACCAATGATAAAGATAATTTCTATCTTTTACTAGATGAAGTTCAATTGCTTGATAATTTTGTTGGAACCCTTAATGGCCTATTAAGACATACCAATTACGATATTTATGTTACTGGCTCTAACTCTAAGTTCTTGTCATCAGATATTGCAACTGAATTTAAGGGAAGAGGGACAGTAGTACATGTATTACCATTGGCCTTTTCAGAATACATGCAAGGAACAGAATTGTCTCCGGAAAGGGCTTGGAGAGAGTACGTTGTAACAGGTGGAATTCCTCTTGTTGCACAAATGCGAAGTGAGGAAGAAAAATATACTTATCTTAAAAACCTTTGTGAAGAAACATACTTAAAAGATATTATTACTCACAACAGAATTAAGAAAAAAGTAGAGCTTGGTGATACGTTCAACATTCTAGCCTCTATGATTGGTAGCCCAGTTAATATAAAGAAGATAACAGATACATTTAAAACAAACTTAGATAAAGGTATTACTAAGGACACTATCATTGATTATATTGATTATTTTCAGGATGCCTTTGTCGTTTCAAAAGCAAATAAATATAATATCAAAGGTCGAAAATATATCGGGTCTCCATTCAAATTATATTTTGAAGATGTGGGTGTAAGAAACGCCAGATTAAACTTCAGACAGATTGAAGAAACTCATATTATGGAGAATATTCTGTATAATGAGTTGCGATATAGAGGTTTTAATGTTGATGTTGGAGAGGTAACTATCAATGAAAAAACTGATCGTATAGATGTAAATGGTAAGCCAATATATGCAAAGAAAGCGCTAGAAGTTGATTTTATAGCAACAAAAGGAGATCAGAAGTTTTACATTCAATCTGCTTTATCGATGGAGTCAGAAGAGAAGCAGACGCAAGAGAAAAAGAGTCTATACTATATAGATGATTCATTTAAGAAAATAGTAGTTGCTAAGACTGGCCTCAATCCTACATATGACGATGAGGGTGTATTAACAATAGATTTGTTTGATTTTCTGTTAGACGAAAAAGTTTTGGAGAGCTAG
- a CDS encoding GNAT family N-acetyltransferase codes for MEFVIKHFKELSITELYEILKTRAEIFVVEQDCVYQDLDDSDQDAIHVFGWNDSGRVAGCLRVFWKDHDEAEILPI; via the coding sequence ATGGAATTTGTAATAAAGCATTTTAAAGAACTCAGCATCACGGAACTTTATGAGATATTAAAAACCAGAGCTGAGATTTTTGTAGTAGAGCAGGACTGTGTATATCAGGATCTAGACGATAGTGACCAGGATGCGATCCATGTTTTTGGTTGGAATGATTCCGGCAGAGTTGCAGGGTGTCTCAGAGTATTTTGGAAAGATCATGATGAAGCGGAGATTCTTCCAATATAA